AAATTGACTGCGTCGGCAAGATGGGCACCCGCCGTCATCTTGAATACGTTATAGGTGAGCCAGTCGGCAAAAGCTTGAATCATAAAGTGAATCTCCAATCAATGTCGTTGACTTAAGAATGTTATGTCTTTAAAGTCCCCCTTAGTAAAGGGGGATGTAGGGGGATTTTTACGCTATTTTGTAAAATCTCCCCCAACCCCTCTTTAGAAAAGAGGGGAGTCGAAGGGCTTAAGTCAATGACAGTGAATCTCAAATAGTAAATGTTATTTCCGCCCACGCTTTCACGAGGGGCAAATCCGGCGGGAATCCAAACCTGCGGCCATGTATCCCCTGTCAAGCAAGGAATGACGGATTAAACGATTCTGATCATTACTTCACGATCCAGGTCTTGATTTCTTCTTTTTTCGGAATCTTGCCTACTGATTTGACCTTGCCGTCCACGACCACCGACGGCGTGCTAAAAACTCCGTACTCGGCGATCTTCTTGAAATCAGTGACATGTTCGACATTTGCATCTGCGCCCGTTTCAGCGAGCGTTTCTTTGACTAGTTTTTCCACCTGATGGCATTTCGCACATCCAGGACCTAAAATCTTGATTTCCATAAAACGCATCTCCTCTCCATGTCTGCCGTATTCAAGTCCCAAAATGCTGCTGTAAGCATTCCTTCCTTATCATCATATTTCCAACAAGTAATTTATTTAATCTTTCATGGGCTCTTGCAGATGTCTTCCCGCTGAATCTCATCAAGACGGTCGAGGAGCCTCTGGATATCCGGATCTTCAGAGACCCAGTGGCGCATGTGTCCAAGGAGACTTGCAGCAAAGGGGCTCTGTGCGCCGTCGGTAATGGAATAGTTGACCCACAAACCGTCTTTGCTGCGGCTCACGAGACCCGCCTTCTCCAGAACTTTCATGTGCTTGGATATAGTGGGCTGTGCTAACCGCAGGGCTGTCTGAATCTCGCAGACACACATAACCCTTTTTTGCAGTATCTTAATGATCTTCACCCGGTTGGGGTCCGACAGGGCCTTCATGACCTTAATGAATTCCTCCATTGCTCATTCTCCTCCGTATTGCTGCTCGGCAATATATAGATGTTCTTTCCGTTGTCAATAGGAAAATGTTGTATCGG
Above is a genomic segment from Deltaproteobacteria bacterium containing:
- a CDS encoding thioredoxin family protein, with the protein product MEIKILGPGCAKCHQVEKLVKETLAETGADANVEHVTDFKKIAEYGVFSTPSVVVDGKVKSVGKIPKKEEIKTWIVK
- a CDS encoding metalloregulator ArsR/SmtB family transcription factor, with protein sequence MEEFIKVMKALSDPNRVKIIKILQKRVMCVCEIQTALRLAQPTISKHMKVLEKAGLVSRSKDGLWVNYSITDGAQSPFAASLLGHMRHWVSEDPDIQRLLDRLDEIQREDICKSP